The sequence AACTCTTGGTACTGTCCAACGTAACAAGATTGCTAGGAATACCAAGAAGTAGGCTTTTAGTACGGTCATTGTGATACCTAATGAAGCCGTAACTACCTGTAAAACCGGATTAACTTCACTTACTCCCAACCAACCTGCAATTAAGTTGATCGGAATCGGAAAATCCCAACCACCTAGATATAAAACAGATACCAGTAAAGCAGACAATACTAGATTTACATAGGAACTCAAGTAAAACAAAGCGAATTTCATACCAGAATATTCGGTTTGATAACCTGCTACTAGTTCCTCTTCCGCTTCTGGTAAGTCAAAAGGCATACGTTCGCATTCTGCCAGGGCTGCTATCCAGAAAATCACGAAACCTGCTGGTTGTCGCCAAACGTTCCAACCTAAAATACCGTAACCAGATTGTTGGTTGACAATATCAACTGTGCTGAGGCTATTCGACATCATGGCAACTGCCAATACAGCCAGCGCCAAAGGAATTTCGTAGCTAATAGATTGTGCTGCTGCTCGCAACCCCCCTAAGAGAGAGTATTTGTTATTGGATGCGTAGCCAGCCATCAATAAACCAATTGGCTGGATAGAAGAAAGAGCAATCCATAAGAATACCCCCATTCCGACGTTAGTTATTAACAAATTCTGTCCAAACGGCACAATTAAATAAGACAGAAATACGGGCAAGACAACTATGATGGGACCAAGGGTAAACAACCAAGGGTCAGATTTTGAAGGTATTACGTCTTCTTTAAAGACTAACTTTAAACCATCCGCAACTGGTGCAAGCAAACCCAAAGGTCCGATAAATTCCGGACCAATCCGCTGCTGGGCTGCTGCTGAAATTTTTCGCTCTTGCCAAACACACACTAGTACCCCTACCGTGGCACCAATGAGCATTAAAATCATAGGCAAGGGCATCCAAATGGCTTTAGCCGTACCCGCAGGCAGTCCCAAATCCATCAAACTTTGAATAAAAGTTCCTTGCAGATCAATTCCTGAATTCATCTCTATACTCTTGAAGTTAACTCAAGCCTGACACAACCCGCGATACAGCACGGGATTCTTCATCGCTTAGGAGACAAATGACAAAATTCAGATATCTCCCAGGCCTCTACAGGTTAAATATTTTACTAAAACTTAATCCGTAGAGCTATAGGCGGTGTCAATTGCCTTATTTACCAAAAGAGCAAAAAGCACTCTTCTGAGATTTAAACAATAAAGTATGAAAAACTACATAAAATTTTTCATCCTTTATCAATTCGCTAGTTACTTACAAATATTGACACTTATTAATAGTTGTAAAGTAATCTAACAATATCTTTACCTAAAAAAGGCAAAATTTCAGATATTTAAAATGACCATGCCTAGTATATCGTTCTAAGGCTTGCTGTTCTCTCACTCGTCCGAGAGTTTCTACTTATTTTATGGATAAAGATTCCTCACGCTAGGGATTAAATAGGGAATGGGCAGAGGAGCAAATGGGGGAGAGCGGGGAGATAACTATTAATAATTCACTGCTCGCTCCTAATTTCCAATCCCCAACTCCTAATTTAAGGGCGTTCGGTTATATGCACGTAATCAACGTTGTGGCGACCATTGTAAACCTGGCTGGGACGGAAAATGCGGTTTTGCACTAACTGTTCTTTCCAGTGCGCTAACCAACCAGCGACGCGAGCCATCGCAAATACTGGCGTAAAGAAGTCTGTAGAAATTCCTAATTTTCTATACACTAACCCAGAGTAGAAGTCAACATTCGCATAAATTCCTTTATGACCGAGTTTTTCTTCTACCACTCGTTCCATTTCTTGGGCAATGTCATAATACTTGTCATACCCAACTTTTGCAAATAATTCTTCTGCTAAATTTTGCAAGATTTTCGCACGGGGGTCTTTTACCTTGTAAACGCGATGACCGAAACCCATGATTTTTGCTTTACGCTGAATGCAGTCTAAAACGTAAGGACGGACATTTTTGGTCGAACCAATTTCTTCTAACATCCGAATGACTTCTTCGTTAGCTCCACCGTGCAAAGGACCTCCTAAAGTTCCGACTGCACTTGCAACTACCGCATAGGGGTCGGTAAGAGTTGAAGCTGTTACCCTAGCACTAAAGGTAGAAGCATTCATCGTGTGTTCGGCATGAAGTATCAAGCAGACATCAAATATCCGCGCTGCTATCGGATCTGGTTTTTCTTCATGCAGCATATACAAAAAGTTAGCAGCATAGTCTAAATCATCATGAGGACGCACGGGATCGTCACCTCGTCGCATCAAATCAAAAGCCGCTACCATTGTCGGAATACTTGCCAGCAGGCGGACGACAGCATTTCTGATATAAACCGGATTATTCAAATCGCGCTGCGAATAAAACAAACCCAATGCTGCTGCTGAAGCTTGCAAAACATCCATTGGATGACCGCTTTCGGGAAAACACTTCATCATGTCCCGAATGCGATATTTTATTCTTCTATTTTGACGTACTTCGTCTTCAAATAATGCTAATTCTTCTTTAGACGGGAGTTCGCCCCAAATTAACAGATAAGCAGTTTCCAGAAAAGTACTCTTTTTTGCTAGTTCTTCAATTCGGATGCCACGATATTCTAGTATTCCCTTCTGCCCGTCAACATTGCTAATACTGGATTGAGCTGCGGGAACACCATCCAATCCGGGCTTAAATTCGCAAACCATCATGGCAATACCATACGAATGTTTGAAAGATTTTATAGAGTTAACTTACCAGAAAGTTTTACCACCATAACAGTATCCTTTATTACAAAATAACTTTAATGAAAAGTTAGATTGCTATTAAATAAAGTATCTAGGTGGTGTCAACCAAAACATTTGACAACTGCCAAAAATAGGTAAAGTTTCTGGTATTTCTATTCCTATCGTACCTGCTTTTTTTAGAACTAAGCCGTCTTTAGCTTCACCCCAGATTAAAATTTCAGCCCAATTACTTAAGCAAGGTTCATGTCCAACTAATGCCAAACAAGCTGTAGGTGAATATTGTTTGGGTTTTAACCATTTCTCAACCCAGTCCTTAATACTACCGTTAGGAGCAAGATAGGAACATTTTTCTAATTGCGAACTTAATTCTGTAGAAATTAAAATTTCTGCCGTTTGCTGCGCTCTCGCTAAGGGACTCGTTAGGATCGAATCAAAACTCAAACCCAGGTCTTTGAAACGCCGAGCTACTTTTTGTGTTTTTTTGCGTCCCTGTTCTGTCAAGCTTCGGTCTTCATCTCTAATTTCACTTGTAGCTTCCTGAGCAATACCATGCCGGATTAAATATAATTCCACAACCCTGAATTTTAGATTTTAGATTTTGAATGAATGGCGAACAGTTGATAATTCTGTAACAAGCAACTAACAACTAATAATTATTCATCATCAGATGAAATGAGATTATCTTTAGGATTAACTAACTTCAACAACTTCTGTTTGATTTGAGCATCGTAAACTTCCCATTTCATTTTTGCATAAGGTGAATTTTCGTTGCTTCCGGATAAGAAACCCATTGGAATTTCAAAACCTCCAGCACTGGTACGACCACCACCAAAAAAACGACCCGCGCTGTCTTGTCCAAAAGCTTCTTTAATAAATTCATCAGGATCTAAAGTCAGTTTGTTAGTTCTTAAAGAACCAATCACAACTTCTAACTCTTCTTCATCTTCATCGTGAACTATACCGTAAACTACTGCTGTATGAACGTTGTCTTCTGTCACTAAAAAATCAGCAGCTTGGGGGATTGCGTCTCTATCGTCGTAACGTAAGTAACCAACACCAGCTATTGAAAAATTATTTTGTACAATGCGATTTCTCAGGGAGCGTTCAATAACGTCCATGACTCGTTTAGAACGAGTTGCTTGTAGTATTGTATTAAGCAGTTGACCATCATAAAAACGGCTTAGATAGGCTGCTGCCATAAAATCTTCTTCTCTAGCCTGCATCAGTCTATTTGTATCTGAGTGCAAGCCATGCATCAAAGCTGTGGCGCAATTCACATGTTCGCTCATGCTGCTATCTAACTGCAATAAACCTGCTTGTAGGTATTGAGTAAAAATTGTCGCAGTTGCTCTGACACCAGGACGTATATCAACAAATTCTGACTTTAAATCGCCTTGCAAATTGTGGTGATCTACAATTACTATCAAAGGAATTCCGGCTTCTTGGATTGCATTTAGTAATGTAGAAGTCGTTCCTTGGTTATCAACCAGTACATAGCCTTGATATGATGATAGATCGCGATTTTTTAGACTTTGTAAAGGAGTACGAGTTGCTGGCAAGTTAGTAAGTTTTACTAAAGCAATGTTTTCTTGATGGGAAAGAGTACCAGCATAAGTAATATCGCACTTAATATCATATTGCTCTGCAATCAACTGGTATGTCCAAGCAGAAGAAAGAGCATCGGGGTCTGGAAAATCTTGTAATATTATTATTTGCCGCTCGTGTTTGTGTGCTTTAAGCGTATTTAATAATTGTTCCGATTTTTGAGCAGCCAAGGTGGTAGCACGAGAAACTGCTCGACTATTGTTGCTACTGCTTGTTGCCGTAGCGACAGATTTATCAGATCGAAGCGATACTTCTAAGGCATCCGGATCGATTTCAACACTTTTCAAGGTTGGATCTAGCTGTGATTGCAAATCTTCAACCTGCTTTTTAGAAGAATTTCTTTGCATAGGGAACGTGGATTGTAGCGCGAGCGGGATAATTCAAAAGCTTTTTAGAAAACTAAATATTTTTACCTGCTACACACTATAACTTTCGCACTCTATGTAGCAAAGTGCCAATATATAGCAATATATAAATATATTGCGACACTTTTCTGCCTCAATGAAAATAATCTATTCTCTGAAAGTTGATGGCACAGCAGTTTTTTTTGGAAAAGCTTTTACTATTTGTATAGTATATATTAACTAAGCTATACGATATTACACTTTTTCGTACAAAGTGCCAATAGCGGGCTATGCAATAACTTTCATCGGATGTGATGCTATCTTTTTTTGCTTAAATAGGGCTACGTATCTTATGTTACGTAGCCTCTAAAATATCAATCGTTTTAAAGCAATTTAATACGAAATTTACATATGATTTAATGTTTTTCGGTAATTTAGATGCACCCTACTTGCCGTTTTGTAAACATGATGTAAAATATTAAGGTTCATGTAGCGAAATCTGTCGGACGAAATAAATTTGTATTGAATAACCTTACATAGAACTGCTGCTGCAGTTGTTTGATGGCTATTAATGCTAATTTATTCTGGTATTTCACTGCAAAAACTGAACGGCAATTTCCAAATTGTCGTTAATTTGATAAGCTCGGAAGCTTGCTTCACCCAAACATCTTAATTGTGTTAAGAGAACAGAAACCTATGACCAGTTGAGAAAAAGGTCAAAGTCCTATTACGTATTTTTGCCATTCCTGATGCAAACCACTTTTAAGATGCTTGCTGACCTCAAAATAAAGGCTACTGTAAGGTCGGCGCGGAGCATGATGCAATGGCATCTGAGCTTCTTTAGGCGTTCTACTCCCTTTTTTGACATTGCAGCGAACGCAGGCAGTAACGATGTTTTCCCAGCTATCGCCTCCACGGCGCGATCGCGGGATTACATGATCGAGTGTTAAGTCATCGCCTTTATAACCGCAGTATTGACAAGTATGACCATCGCGATGCAATATATTTCGACGAGTTAAGGGGATTTCTTTATAAGGAACGCGCACGTAATAGCGCAGTCTTATAACGGTCGGAAGCGGGAAATCAGAGTAAATAAATTTACCGTTGTGTTCCACTCGCTCTGCTTTTCCCTTAATTAGCAAAATTGCAGCGCGTCGCCAGCTCGTTATATTGAGCGGTTCATAAGAAGCGTTAAGGACTAAAACCTTTCCCATTGATAGTCGCTCAAGGTATTAGTTTTACATATATTAACACAAATTGAATCTGGTTTGCTGTCTGTATTTAATTTATACTAGGCAGAAATGTGGTGTAAAGTCATTTAAAAAGCGGTTAATACTTGGCTACAGGTTTTTAGTTATTAGGCAACCGAATTAAAGTAATAGCAGTATTTGGCACTAAGGGAGAGGGCGAAAAGCCTTCATCAACAAATCAGAATATATTAAGAATAAATAATTGCATATTTACCACGCAATTTGAGAATACTTGTTTTCTCTCCATAGGAAACGGTAAACTTCCAGATCAATCCGAGCAGCTTCTGAGATAAGAAATATATTAATACTCGAGATATGTAGCTAAACGTTGCTGCGTGGAAGTGGTGTGAATTGGAGAGAATCAATGTTAAGTCACGAACAAAATAAAACTGTTAGCTCTATTGCTTCGGGGCATACTTATGACTGGGTAACCCAGCGTGCTTGGGTTGAAATTAATTTAGCAGCATTGGCAAATAATATAGTTGAAATACGAAAGTTGCTACAGCCACAAACTAAGTTTATGGCTGTAGTAAAAGCAGATGCTTACGGACATGGAGCAGTAAGTGTTGCACGAACAGCCTTAAAATCGGGAGCTAATTGCTTGGGTGTAGCTACCGTGCCCGAAGGTATTCAATTACGTGAAGCTGGAATTAAAGTACCAATTCTAATTTTGGGTGCTACTAACACTCCGGAGCAAGTTAAAGCAATTGTTGAAAATAAACTTGAGCCTACAATTTGTAGCGCTAAGCAAGCTTTAATATTTTCCGATGTTTTAGAAACTATCAATTTTGATTCTACTTTAACGGTACATCTCAAATTAGATACTGGAATGTCTCGACTGGGGACTAATTGGCAAGATTGCGGCGAATTTGTTCAATTAGTGGCAAGCTTGCCTCATCTTAATATAGGAAGCGTTTATTCTCATTTAGCAACCGCCGATAGTCCCGATAAAACTGTAATGGATCGGCAACATCGGCGTTTTGATAGCGCGATCGCTACGATCAAAAATATTGGCATAGAAATACCTTGTTTACATCTAGCGAATTCCGCTGGTACTCTCAGTCATAATTCTTTACATTACGACATGGTACGGGTAGGGTTAGCAATTTATGGTTTTTATCCATCAGTTCATTTACAAGATACTGTTGATTTACAGCCGGTTTTGCAAGTTAAAGCACGAGTCACTCACGTCAAAACGATTGAAAAAGGTGCTGGTGTTAGTTACGGACATAAGTTTATTGCTTCTAAAAAGATGCGTATAGCTGTTGTAGGAATTGGCTATGCGGATGGAATACCCCGCAATCTTTCTAACAATATGCAAGTTTTGATCGGAGGAGTAAAAGTACCTCAAATTGGTGCAATTACTATGGATCAGATAATGTTAGATGTCAGCAGCATTTCTGATGTACAGGAAAATGAAATCGTCACAATTCTTGGCAATGAGGGTAACGAAAAAATTACTGCTGAGGATTGGGCGCATAAATTAAACACAATTTCTTGGGAAATCCTCTGTTCTTTTAAACATCGTTTGCCTCGGATTAATATCATGTGAATGGTTCTAAGCTGCTTTCCGACTATTTATTTGATTGGCAAATATTTTTTAGGCATTACTCAAAATTTAGGTTTGCTTAGCCACTCGATAAAATCTAGCCAAAACTATCATTTAGACTTAACGCCGCCATTGGTAGTTTTGGTATTCATTTTCTATACCCAAGCCACCATAATCAAGTCACCAACAGTTTATTAACACCGTTTCAAAAAGAGTTCTTGAAAAAAATGTTTTTCATGGTATAGTATATAAGCTAATGCGGATGTGGCGGAATTGGCAGACGCGCTAGATTTAGGTTCTAGTGCCTCCGGGCGTGAAGGTTCAAGTCCTTTCATCCGCATTTTTTATTTATAAAATTTATTAGAGTGCGACTGAGATGGGCAACCATAAGAAGGTGCGATCGTACTTTTCTCATCATCAAGATTTATATAAATAGAAATAAACTTTTTGCTCGGTTAGTATATGGCTGTAGTGTCTCCGTGTCATAGCTACAGTTTAGAGTTGCTGCATTTAGATATTTGTGTGAATGTTACTTAGTTTAATACCTTCCTGACTTTTATAATTGCTTGCTAGATTAGGTTGAAATGAGTTGTATCCAAAGTGCTTCTCAGAGCTACTCAGCATTTTGTATTGCTTCCTTGCCCTTGGAAAAAACCTGTCCAAAATTGGTCCGACTTCGCTTTTTGGCGGCTTAAATAATCTTATTTTCACCCAAGATATTGGGTTAAGCCGCCAAAAAGCATCCGAGTTGACTTGTTTAACAAGTGGATTTTGGATAAGTCTGACCAATTTTCGATAACTTTAATGAAGCCCAACAAGCACCTATAATTTTTCGGTAATTATTCGACATTACTAGAATTGCGTAAAGCTAAAGCTATAAGAATGCGATTTGATTGAAAAACCTATTTTTGCTGCCTTACGTAGCGCTAACAGGAACAATAATATTAGGGTAAAATCTACACTAAAAGAAAGCCTAACCTACATTTCTTGCAAAATCCAAATAGAATTTCCATATAATCGCGGGAGTATCTTGAGTCAAATAATTTGATTTTTGATTACCTGATATGCGAACTTTCTAACAGAAAATTAGAGTAGTCATTTTTAGCATGGATTTGAATGTCTGAATTAGACAAAAGCAAAAAATGTCGATAGAAAAGATTATTTTTTAACCATAGTTTCAATAAATATTATTTTTCCTCGGAAGTTTAATATGCAGTAAATAAATATTCCCATAAATGGCATAACAGACTTTCACAACCTTTTCTTACTTAAGATAGATGTATATTTATAACTAGCAAGTTAGGTATTTAGGCGATCGGATAAGCTTTATAAACACAGACACAAATCAACTAAAACTAATTCTCTTAATTAAAATTTAATCTATCACTATTGGCGAATCTTCGTAATATTTTACCTGTCGATGTTCGTAATTAACTCTATAAATAAATTAAAGTAGGCAAACCAAACAATATAAATTTTTATAATGTATAAAGTTAAACTTTATATTTACTGATAGCTCCTCTAATATAAAGGCTGTAATGCTTAGTGTTAAAGAACAATTTTAAATAGGTTTCAAAGTTTAAAAGAGAACATAATAGATATATTTTATACAAGTAGTCCTGCTAATTCAACAAGTCAGCTATTAGAATTACGACTATACACTCTCATCAAATAGCTGTATTATACTTAGGTGGTAATACTTAAAATATATTTAAATATACGATTTAGAGCTACAATTTTTGTTTAATAATTAGGTTCATGAAAGGAAAATACTTAGTACCTTTAAGTAGTCTTCATACTTTTTTTACTTGTTATCAAAGAATCTCTGTTAGTCTCAGTACAAGTAAGCTGTATTGCTATAAGTCAAATATAGAAAACAATTAAACTATCAATAAGCTTTTATCTGCCAAGCTAATGCTAGATATCTAAACAAAATGTATGGTTTTATTTATCACTAATAGATATAAATAGTTTTTTTGGGATAACGAGAAAAATCTGTAACAGCTTGACTGAATTAAATCGAATGTAATAGTGGTAACAGCAAGATGAGTACAACACCAATAGATAGTTACAAATTATTTCAGAAACTTCATCCGCTATCTTTATTAGCACAAATTAGCAGTCGTCGTGCTACAGGTTGCTTAAGAGTATTTACTAAGTTTAATTCTTGGTCTATCTACATGGAAGAAGGTAAACTTATCTATGCTTCTTGTTCGGAAAGCTTATTTGAACGGCTTGATACTTATTTGCGACGATTGAACCAGCAAATCCCAACTCTCAATAGTTCTGCGCGGGTGCAAATGCGGATGATTTTTGAGAAAAAAAATGAGGATGAACCAATTTCTCAAGCGGATTATCAAGCAATTTGCTGGTTAGTTGATGGGGACTATATTACTTATCCTCAAGCAGAAACTTTAATAAATGAATTAGCAAAAGAAGTTTTGCAATCCTTCCTTAAAATAAAAGAAGGGAGTTACGAATTCAGAAGCGAACATGCTCTGTCAAATCTACCTTCATTTTGTTATTTAGATTTACGTTCCTTAATAGAAAGTGTTCAAAAAAAGTTAAGGAATCGTCGAGTTAATCAACAACAAGATACGTCGCCAACAGTTCCACCTGTCGTTGATAATGCGACGGAACTACCTAGAAAAGTTAAACCATTGCCGGAGGTTGAAAAACAATTACCCAAACAAATAGATTTATCAACCGTTAGCAATAGTCAAGATAACAACAATACAAATATTTCAAAAAACACAAAAGAACGATTATATACAGTTGCCTGTATTGATGATAGTTTAACTATCTTGAAATCTATTCAACGTTTTTTAGATGAAGATAATTTCTCTGTTGTTATGATTAACGATCCTGTAAAAGCCTTGATGCAGATACTTCGTAGTAAACCAGACTTAATTTTATTGGATGTAGAAATGCCAAATTTGGATGGCTACGAGCTGTGTTCTTTATTACGAAGACATTCGGCTTTTAAAGATATTCCTATTGTTATGGTAACTGGGAGGACTGGGTTTATAGATCGAGCTAAAGCAAAGATGGTGCGGGCTTCTGGTTACTTGACTAAACCTTTTACACAATCAGAGTTGTTAAAAGTAGTCTTCAAACATATTAGTTAAGATATCAATATTTACCGCGAATAATAGTAACCTAATTTAATAGATGTTGATTAAACTATCTTAGGATATATGAAGATGAGTCTTACTTTACTCGGAACCATTTTAGTCGTAGAAGATTCTCCTAGTGAATTGGAATTGATAAGTCATTTTTTAAATGAAAGCGGATATAAAGTAATAAAGGCTACAGGTGGAACTGAAGCATTAGAAAAATTAGAATCCGAAAAACCTGATGCAATTATTACTGATGTAGTAATGCCGGGAATGAGTGGTTTTGAACTTTGTCGTTCTTTGAAAAAAAATCCAGATACTCAAAAAGTTCCTATAGTTATTTGTAGTTCAAAGAATCAAGAAATCGATCGTTTATGGGCAATGAGGCAGGGGGCTGATTACTATGTTACGAAGCCTTATACTCGTGAAGAACTTTTACGTGCCATTAAATCAGTAGCAATATGAATCCATGAATAATTCAAGTATCACATTAGCCAATATACGGGATCGAGATCAAAATAACTTAGGAGATGGGTATCTTAAGTTTTTTGTCAATCCCCGGACTCCTGCTATTTTGTCAATGAAGCAGACACAAGAAGCGATGGTTGTGTCGGTAGAGTCGGTAACGGCTATGCCCAATATGCCTTTCGGTATTTTGGGATTAATGAATTGGCGAAGTAGTATCGTTTGGGTAGTTGACTTACCTAAGATACTCAATTTACAATCCCCGCAGAATCGCCCCCGACAATACAGCGTAATAATTGTTCGGACTGAATCGATGGTTTTGGGTTTGGTAGTGCATGAGATTATTGGCACGCTGAGGTTTAACAGTGATGAAATTGGTTCTCCTGTTGGGCAGGTTGCATCTAGTTTAGTTCCTTATTTACGCGGATGTATTGTTCAGGAAAAAGAAATATTACTGGTATTAGATGCACATGCCATAGTGCATTCTTCTAATCTCCGCAGTGAGTAGGGTGTAATACAAATTTGATGGATTTTTAGTGTAATAATTTACCACTCCGGGGCAATTAATTTATGCTTAATAAAACTGATTCGGCTAAGAGTGGTGATGCTCAAGATAGGGCATCACTTATTTCATCTGCTAGTAAGACTGATAATGCAATACAACTATCCTCTACTCAAATGACTGTAGGAAATAGCGGCAATGTTTCCTCCAATGCTTTAATGGCTCGATTCAAAAGATTGAGCTTGAGTACCAAAACGACTATTGCCGCGATCGCAATGGTGACAGTTCCAGTTTTGGTAATTGGTATGGGTGCTTTGATTGCTGCAAGTCAATCTTTGCAAGGCAAGGTTTCTAAGGCACAAGAGGCTGATACAAAGGCTTTGGCGAATGGAATCAACCGTTTTATGTCTCAACGGTATCAAGATATTCAAGTAATAGCTATTAATTTGCCAACTATCAACAATCAAAC comes from Rivularia sp. PCC 7116 and encodes:
- a CDS encoding HNH endonuclease encodes the protein MGKVLVLNASYEPLNITSWRRAAILLIKGKAERVEHNGKFIYSDFPLPTVIRLRYYVRVPYKEIPLTRRNILHRDGHTCQYCGYKGDDLTLDHVIPRSRRGGDSWENIVTACVRCNVKKGSRTPKEAQMPLHHAPRRPYSSLYFEVSKHLKSGLHQEWQKYVIGL
- a CDS encoding response regulator, giving the protein MSTTPIDSYKLFQKLHPLSLLAQISSRRATGCLRVFTKFNSWSIYMEEGKLIYASCSESLFERLDTYLRRLNQQIPTLNSSARVQMRMIFEKKNEDEPISQADYQAICWLVDGDYITYPQAETLINELAKEVLQSFLKIKEGSYEFRSEHALSNLPSFCYLDLRSLIESVQKKLRNRRVNQQQDTSPTVPPVVDNATELPRKVKPLPEVEKQLPKQIDLSTVSNSQDNNNTNISKNTKERLYTVACIDDSLTILKSIQRFLDEDNFSVVMINDPVKALMQILRSKPDLILLDVEMPNLDGYELCSLLRRHSAFKDIPIVMVTGRTGFIDRAKAKMVRASGYLTKPFTQSELLKVVFKHIS
- the sixA gene encoding phosphohistidine phosphatase SixA → MELYLIRHGIAQEATSEIRDEDRSLTEQGRKKTQKVARRFKDLGLSFDSILTSPLARAQQTAEILISTELSSQLEKCSYLAPNGSIKDWVEKWLKPKQYSPTACLALVGHEPCLSNWAEILIWGEAKDGLVLKKAGTIGIEIPETLPIFGSCQMFWLTPPRYFI
- a CDS encoding chemotaxis protein CheW; the encoded protein is MNNSSITLANIRDRDQNNLGDGYLKFFVNPRTPAILSMKQTQEAMVVSVESVTAMPNMPFGILGLMNWRSSIVWVVDLPKILNLQSPQNRPRQYSVIIVRTESMVLGLVVHEIIGTLRFNSDEIGSPVGQVASSLVPYLRGCIVQEKEILLVLDAHAIVHSSNLRSE
- the nuoH gene encoding NADH-quinone oxidoreductase subunit NuoH; this encodes MNSGIDLQGTFIQSLMDLGLPAGTAKAIWMPLPMILMLIGATVGVLVCVWQERKISAAAQQRIGPEFIGPLGLLAPVADGLKLVFKEDVIPSKSDPWLFTLGPIIVVLPVFLSYLIVPFGQNLLITNVGMGVFLWIALSSIQPIGLLMAGYASNNKYSLLGGLRAAAQSISYEIPLALAVLAVAMMSNSLSTVDIVNQQSGYGILGWNVWRQPAGFVIFWIAALAECERMPFDLPEAEEELVAGYQTEYSGMKFALFYLSSYVNLVLSALLVSVLYLGGWDFPIPINLIAGWLGVSEVNPVLQVVTASLGITMTVLKAYFLVFLAILLRWTVPRVRIDQLLDLGWKFLLPIGLVNLLLTAALKLAFPVAFGG
- a CDS encoding PleD family two-component system response regulator encodes the protein MSLTLLGTILVVEDSPSELELISHFLNESGYKVIKATGGTEALEKLESEKPDAIITDVVMPGMSGFELCRSLKKNPDTQKVPIVICSSKNQEIDRLWAMRQGADYYVTKPYTREELLRAIKSVAI
- a CDS encoding citrate synthase; its protein translation is MMVCEFKPGLDGVPAAQSSISNVDGQKGILEYRGIRIEELAKKSTFLETAYLLIWGELPSKEELALFEDEVRQNRRIKYRIRDMMKCFPESGHPMDVLQASAAALGLFYSQRDLNNPVYIRNAVVRLLASIPTMVAAFDLMRRGDDPVRPHDDLDYAANFLYMLHEEKPDPIAARIFDVCLILHAEHTMNASTFSARVTASTLTDPYAVVASAVGTLGGPLHGGANEEVIRMLEEIGSTKNVRPYVLDCIQRKAKIMGFGHRVYKVKDPRAKILQNLAEELFAKVGYDKYYDIAQEMERVVEEKLGHKGIYANVDFYSGLVYRKLGISTDFFTPVFAMARVAGWLAHWKEQLVQNRIFRPSQVYNGRHNVDYVHITERP
- the alr gene encoding alanine racemase, whose amino-acid sequence is MLSHEQNKTVSSIASGHTYDWVTQRAWVEINLAALANNIVEIRKLLQPQTKFMAVVKADAYGHGAVSVARTALKSGANCLGVATVPEGIQLREAGIKVPILILGATNTPEQVKAIVENKLEPTICSAKQALIFSDVLETINFDSTLTVHLKLDTGMSRLGTNWQDCGEFVQLVASLPHLNIGSVYSHLATADSPDKTVMDRQHRRFDSAIATIKNIGIEIPCLHLANSAGTLSHNSLHYDMVRVGLAIYGFYPSVHLQDTVDLQPVLQVKARVTHVKTIEKGAGVSYGHKFIASKKMRIAVVGIGYADGIPRNLSNNMQVLIGGVKVPQIGAITMDQIMLDVSSISDVQENEIVTILGNEGNEKITAEDWAHKLNTISWEILCSFKHRLPRINIM
- a CDS encoding bifunctional oligoribonuclease/PAP phosphatase NrnA, encoding MQRNSSKKQVEDLQSQLDPTLKSVEIDPDALEVSLRSDKSVATATSSSNNSRAVSRATTLAAQKSEQLLNTLKAHKHERQIIILQDFPDPDALSSAWTYQLIAEQYDIKCDITYAGTLSHQENIALVKLTNLPATRTPLQSLKNRDLSSYQGYVLVDNQGTTSTLLNAIQEAGIPLIVIVDHHNLQGDLKSEFVDIRPGVRATATIFTQYLQAGLLQLDSSMSEHVNCATALMHGLHSDTNRLMQAREEDFMAAAYLSRFYDGQLLNTILQATRSKRVMDVIERSLRNRIVQNNFSIAGVGYLRYDDRDAIPQAADFLVTEDNVHTAVVYGIVHDEDEEELEVVIGSLRTNKLTLDPDEFIKEAFGQDSAGRFFGGGRTSAGGFEIPMGFLSGSNENSPYAKMKWEVYDAQIKQKLLKLVNPKDNLISSDDE